AGAAACAGATTTGAAGAACTTAGCAAGGCATTATCATAAATTTTTAAATAGCATAAAAGATATTATTTCTATCGGTATACGTGAGGCGAGAGAATTTCCAGAATTAGATGAGGAAATCTCTAAAATTCCAAAAGGATTAAAAGAGGAATTAATAATTTATTTTGCCAAGATGCAGGAACAAAACAAGATTATTCATACAAATATTGAGGCACAAGTAATGAATTTTATATGGATTAATTTTGGTTACTTCCTGTCTAAATTGCGTTTTGAAAGTCGACTTATGGAAATCGATGATGAGAAATTTATTGAGAATAATATAGTTTTATATGCTAGGGCTTTAAGACCCTAGTATTTATTTAAAATAAAATGCAAGTAAGTACTTGCTTGCTAAATAGGAGAGCGGGAAGATGGATACATTAAAACAGTTTTTAAAGCGACCAGGTACGTATGTAGGAATGGTAGTAGCGCTATCGTTCCAACTTATTTTCTTTTGTGTTTGGTTAACGGCGTATGATGGAGTGAATGAAAGAGCAGATCAAATGCGTATCGCTATTGTGAATGAGGATGGAAATATAGGTAGTAAAATAGCAGAAGGCTTACAGAGAAATTTACCATTTCAGGTGAAAGTAGAACGGTCTGTGGAAAAAGCAAACAAAGAAATGAATGACCATGTGTACGATATGATTATTGAAATTCCTGCTTCTTTTTCAAAGAATATAAATGAAACAGGAAAATCAAATTTAAACTTCCACATTAATCAAGCGAATGCCATGATGGCAAAGCAAATGATGGAAGGAGCTGCAAAACAAATTCGAGACAATGTAAATAAAGAGATAACAAGTTATAAGAAACAAGCGATTGTTGGGAAATTACAAGCTGTAGGGTCTGAGAATGTAGAAGTGATAAAAGGTTTAACAGAAGATTCAATTGGTTTTACAGTTCATAAAGTAAATGATGCAAAAGGATTTTCGGCTAATATGGTACCACTAATGATGGTATTAGCTTCATTTGTAGGAGCAATGATCATGAGTATGGAACTATCAAAAGTTGCAAAGGAAATAAAGAACGATTGGAGTAATTTCGTATCAAGACAAATCATTAACGGTACAGTATCAATTTTACTTGCATGTATTACAATTGGCTTGATGAAAGGATTCCAAATTGAAATGCATGAAACAGTATGGAGTATATTGATGTTTCAAGCAATAGTCTTCTTCGCATTTCTTTCATTAACACAAATGTTCATAACTGTTTTCGGAAATGCAGGTATGATTTTTAATATTATCTCGCTATCGTTACAACTTGTAAGTTCAGGTGTAATCGTACCACATGCAATGCTTTCTAAAACATATCAAACGATCGGTGAATTATTTCCCGCAACATATGCAGCGAATGGTTATTATACAATAATATTTGGCGGAGTTAGTTTAGAGGGGAATATTATTTCATTATTACTTATTATACTAGTTACACAATTGGTAACAGGAATCACTATAGGTATAAAAGGAATGGCAAAGGGAAGAGGTTCTATAGTTAGAGAAGTATAAAATAAAAAAGGTATCCTTCATGGGATACCTTTTTTATTTTATTATTTTGCAACTTCTGTCCACTTGTAGTTAAACTCACCGCCGAAGTCAGTTGTTACAAGTCCTTTAATGAAAGAACGTTGTAAGTAAGAACGACCTTGTTGGTATAAAGGAGCGACAGCACCATCTTGTAATAAGATTTTTTCAGCTTGCTTCATTGCTTCAAAGCGAGCTTTTTCATCGCCAGCTAAATCGGTTTTCACTTTATGAATTAGCTCATCGTACTCTTTATTAGAGTATTTATCGAAGTTATAAGCACTATCTGTTGTAAATAAGTCTAAGAATGTAATTGGGTCAGCGAAGTCAGGGCCCCAGCCATCAATTCCGATTTCATAATCACCACTTAATAGTAGTTTCAACTGTTGTTTACGTGGTTGTGGTTTTAAATTCACTGTTAATCCATCTAGATTTTTTTCTAATTCACCTTTTAAATATTCACCAGTCTTTTTAGCTAAAGCATTATCACTTGTTAATAGTTCAATTGTTACTTTGTCAGTACCAAGTTCTTGCTTCGCCTTTTTCCAGTTTTCTTTCGCTGTTTTCACATCATCTTTGACTAGATTTCCATTCTCTTTACGGAAGTCATTACCGTCTGGACTTTTTGCGAATTTCGCAGGAACCATTCCTTCAGCTGGAATAGCACCGTTATTTAAAATTGTTTCTACGTACGCTTTTTTATTCATTGCTCCGTTAATAGCAAGGCGTGCATGTTGATTTTTTAATACTGCATTTTTCTGATTTAGTCGTAAGAATTGAATGCCGACTTCAGCGCGTTCCTTGAAGTTTGGATCGCCCTTATATTTATCAACAAACTCCGCAGTTAAAGCAACACGGTCAATTTGTCCTGAATCATATAAGTTAACTTCTGTAGACTTATCTTTAACGACATTGAAGTTGATTTCTTCTAATTTTACAGTTTTAGCATCCCAATAGTTAGGGTTCTTCTTCAATTGAAAGCTTTGTTCGTGTTTCCAGTTATCTAATGTGAAAGCACCATTGTAAATTAAATGATTTGTTTCTAAACCGTATTTGTCACCTTGAGATTTTAAATAGTCTTCATTAATTGGTAAGAATGTTGAAAATGTCGTTAAGCTTAAGAAGTAGGGAACAGGGCGATCTAGTTGTACTTCTAAAGTTTTGTCATCAAGAGCTTTGATGCCTAATTGATCAACTGGTAATTGTTTTTGGTTTATTTGTTTTGCATTCTGTACATCGAAGAATAAGAATGCATATTCAGCTGCTGTATCAGGGTTTACGGCACGTTGCCAAGCGAAGACAAAGTCCTTTGCTGTAACAGGAGTACCATTTGACCATTTTGAATCGCGCAGGTGGAATGTATATTTTGTTTTATCGGGACTAACGTCAACCGACTCAGCAACACCAGGAATCGGTTTATTATCTTCTCCCATTGCATATAAACCTTCAAAAACATTTCGCATTACGTTCATGGATTCCGTATCCGTTGCTTTTGCAACATCCATTGTTGGAATTTCTGAAGCGAATGATAAGTTAATTGCCTGTTTATCAGGTGCTTTATCGTTCGCTTTCGCTCCGCTTGCATTATCTTTATTTCCCCCACAAGCAGTTAGTAGTAGACTTGCCCCTAAAACAGATGCAACAACAGGTACAACTTTTTTCTTCATTGTTCTTTCCTCCCTAAATGTGTTGTTCGTAACGTCATAATGTCCATGTCTTGAAGTAGCTATAGAAGGAGATAAAACCTATTATAGATATTTGTTTATAGGTAATCAGGTGTTCTATATGTATATACATGCTGAACTGTAATCTATCGTTATATGTTTCAACGTAGTAGACATTATGTTTTGATGGTGAAATATTTCGTCTCTTTGATTATTTAGAATATTAACACTGAAAAGAACTATATGTCAATAATAAAAATAGAGTGTTAATTTCTTGAAATAATATATTAAAAAAGTAGATTCACTCATATTAAGGAATCTACTTTTAATATATTTTGCCAAAAAAACAATGGGAGTTGGTGGAAACACGATGATTAAAGTCGCATTTTATTTTTCAATTTTTGCCCATTTGAAGTTTAATTGACCTGCAAAGTCTACTTGTACAATTCCTTTTACATAAGAACGCTCTAGATAAGATTCTCCTTTTTGGTAAAGAGGAGCGATAACAGAGTCCTTAAATAAGATTTTTTCTGATGCTAGTAACGCTTCCCAGCGAGCTTTTTCATCACCAGCCAAGGTAGTTTTAACTTTTTCAATTGTGTCATCAAACTCTTTATTAGAGTAATGATCTAAGTTGTAAGGGTTATTCGTCGTAAATAGTTCAAGGAATGTAATTGGATCAGCAAAGTCAGGGCTCCAACCGTCAATTCCAATCTCGTAGTCACCTTTTAATAAGAGTGAAACTTGTTGTTTACGTGGTTGCGGTTTTATATTTACTGTTAAGCCATCTAAATTCTTTTCTAGTTGCCCTTTTAGGAACTCACCAGTTTTCTTCTCAAGGTCACCATCACTTGTTAATAATTCTAATGTTATCTTTTCAGAACCAAGTTCTTTTTTTGCTTTCTTCCATAATTCTTGTGCAGATGTTGTATCAACTTTTGTTAAATCGCCGTTTGCAGTACGGAAGTCTTTTCCATCAGGCCCTTTTGCAAAGTTTTTCGGCACGAGACTAAAGGTTGGTGTAGAGCCATCATTTAATAACGTATTTACAAAGGATTTTCGATCAATTGTTTGATCGATTGCTTGGCGTGCAGAAACGTTTTGAAGTACTTTGTTTTGTTGATTCATACGTAAAAACTGTACCCCTACATTCGGACGTTCTTTGAAGTTAGTATCCTTTTTATATTTATCAACGAAATCAGATGTTAGTTTTATACGGTCTAATTGTTTGGATTCGAATAAATTTACTTCTGTTGATTTCTCTTTCACAACGTTGAAATTGATTTCTTCGAGTTTGACATTATCTTTATCCCAATAGGTAGGGTTTTTCTTAAATTTAAAGCTTTGTTCATGCTTCCAATCGCTTAGTGTAAAAGCTCCGTTGTACAAGATTTTGTTATCTTCTAAAGCGTACTTATCACCTTGTGATTTAAAGAATTCCTCGTTAATTGGTAGAAATGTTGGGAACGCTGTTAAGCTAATAAAGTACGGAACAGGGCGTTCTAATTCTACCTCAAACGTATGGTCATCAATTGCTTTTACACCAAGTTGATCGGCTGGAAGTTCTTTGTTGTTAATTTTTGTTGCATTTTTAATATCAAAGAATAGAAATGCATATTCAGAGGCTGTTGCTGGATCGACAGCTCTTTGCCAAGCGAAGACAAAATCTTTCGCTGTAACAGGAGTGCCGTTTGACCATTTTGAATCTCGTAAATGGAATGTGTATTTCGTTTTATCGCCATTTACTTCATGAGATTTTGCAACGCCAGGGACAGGTTTGTTACCTTCACCAAGATTATACAAACCTTCAAATACGTTTCTCATTACTTGACCAGAATCAGTATCTGTAGCACGAGCTGTATCCATTGTTCGTATTTCAGTAGGTGAAGATAAGTTTAAAACCTGTTTACTAGGTGCCTCGTCTTTTGCATTTGCTCCGCTTGCTTCGTTTTTATAACTGCCGCAACCAGTTAATAAAATACTTACTCCTACAACTGATGCAATACCGGGTACAAACTTCTTTTTCATTTGATTTTCCTCCTAAATGGTTAATAAGATTGGATGATGATGAGGGAATGAAAAACAAAAAATCCCTCTTTTCATATTGAGAAAGAGGGATTTTTACGTACAAGTTATGCACCCGTATATAAACGAAGTCCCTCATTCTATCTTTCAAGCACAAAGCTTGCAGGAAGTGGCACAGTATTCAAAATGAACCTGTTGCCGAGGTTTCAAAGGGCCAGTCCCTCCACCTCTCTTGATACAATGAGTAAACGAATAAATTTTATTAATTTTTGTGTTTCTTTGATAATTCAAAATCTTACACCTTAGATAATGAAGTGTCAATCAAATGGAATATAGTTTAAATTTTCAGTTTTATTAAAGATAAAAAAACCACTGCATATGGCAGTGGTTTCCCTATTAGAAGTTAAAGTTATCCGGATCTGGACCAACGCGATGATCTTCATTTAGAGCTTGAATTGCTTTCATGTCATCAGCACTTAATTCAAAATCGAATATATTTGCATTTTCAATAATGCGATGTTCTTTAATAGATTTAGGGATTGTTACAACTTCGTTTTGTAGATCCCAGCGTAAAATAACTTGTGCAGTCGATTTATTATATTTTGTCGCAATGTCTTGTAATGTTGGGTTATCCAGTAGCTGTCCTTGCATTAATGGTGACCAAGCTTCAAGCTGGATATTATGTTCTTTACAGAAAGTGTGTAACTCTTCTTGTGCTAAACGTGGGTGGTATTCCACTTGATTGACCATTGGCTTAATTTCAGCAATTTCAAATACGTCTTGTAAGTGATGAATGTGGAAATTGCTCACACCAATAGCGCGAACACGGCCATCTTTATAAAGCTTTTCTAATGCTTTCCATGATTCAGTATATTTCCCTTTTACAGGCCAATGTACTAAATATAAATCTAAATAATCTAGACCTAATTTCTCTAATGTAGTTTCAAATGCTTGAAGTGTTGTTTCATATCCTTGATCGCTATTCCATACTTTTGATGTGATAAATAATTCTTCACGTGCAACACCTGATTCACGGATCGCTTGTCCAACGCCTTCTTCGTTTTGATAAATTGCTGCAGTATCGATACTACGGTAGCCATTTTTAATTGCTGCTTTTACAGATTCAATTACTTCTGAACCATCTTCTACTTTAAAAACACCTAAACCGAACCAAGGCATTTTTACGCCGTTATGTAATGTTGTATAGTCTTTTAAACTTGTTAAATTCATATTATTTCCCCCTAGCTTTTTTGTTTGTTGCTTCTACTGCTTTTTGAATTGCCTCTGAAAAATTATATTCATATAAAGCTTTGAGACCCTCAGCTGTGGAACCACCTGGTGTTGTTACTTGTTCGCGGAGGTTAGCTGGATCTTGCGTTTGTTCAAGCATAGAAGTAGAGCCGGAAATCATTTGAATGACAAGGTGTTTTGCGGTTGCTTCATCGACTCCATAACTTTTTGTTGCTTCAATTAAGCTTTCAGCAAAGTAATAAAGGAAAGCAGGTGCACTTCCAGTAACTGCGGTAAGCTGATGAACTTCCTCTTCAGTGCAAAGTTGCGAAGTACCAATGCCTCTTAAAAGCAGTTGCAGGGTTTCTTGATGCATCTCGTTTACTGATCGTCCCATTGTATATAAGGAGATAGACTTTCCGATTTCGGCAGCTGTATTTGGCATAATCCAAGCAACAGGTGTCCCCCCGGGAAGTCTTTCTTCTAAATAAGATGGGCCAATGCCAGCGGCTACCGTTACGACAAGTTGATTCGATAGTAACGGAGATAATTCTGCTAATAATTCTTCATGTGCA
This genomic interval from Bacillus cereus contains the following:
- a CDS encoding TetR/AcrR family transcriptional regulator produces the protein MARSKTAEKIIQAAIELVKEKGYTAATTKEIAMRAGVNEVTIFRNFKSKKGVIEAAVAEFSYIPHLKQFLQTEIVWELETDLKNLARHYHKFLNSIKDIISIGIREAREFPELDEEISKIPKGLKEELIIYFAKMQEQNKIIHTNIEAQVMNFIWINFGYFLSKLRFESRLMEIDDEKFIENNIVLYARALRP
- a CDS encoding peptide ABC transporter substrate-binding protein yields the protein MKKKVVPVVASVLGASLLLTACGGNKDNASGAKANDKAPDKQAINLSFASEIPTMDVAKATDTESMNVMRNVFEGLYAMGEDNKPIPGVAESVDVSPDKTKYTFHLRDSKWSNGTPVTAKDFVFAWQRAVNPDTAAEYAFLFFDVQNAKQINQKQLPVDQLGIKALDDKTLEVQLDRPVPYFLSLTTFSTFLPINEDYLKSQGDKYGLETNHLIYNGAFTLDNWKHEQSFQLKKNPNYWDAKTVKLEEINFNVVKDKSTEVNLYDSGQIDRVALTAEFVDKYKGDPNFKERAEVGIQFLRLNQKNAVLKNQHARLAINGAMNKKAYVETILNNGAIPAEGMVPAKFAKSPDGNDFRKENGNLVKDDVKTAKENWKKAKQELGTDKVTIELLTSDNALAKKTGEYLKGELEKNLDGLTVNLKPQPRKQQLKLLLSGDYEIGIDGWGPDFADPITFLDLFTTDSAYNFDKYSNKEYDELIHKVKTDLAGDEKARFEAMKQAEKILLQDGAVAPLYQQGRSYLQRSFIKGLVTTDFGGEFNYKWTEVAK
- a CDS encoding YhgE/Pip domain-containing protein produces the protein MDTLKQFLKRPGTYVGMVVALSFQLIFFCVWLTAYDGVNERADQMRIAIVNEDGNIGSKIAEGLQRNLPFQVKVERSVEKANKEMNDHVYDMIIEIPASFSKNINETGKSNLNFHINQANAMMAKQMMEGAAKQIRDNVNKEITSYKKQAIVGKLQAVGSENVEVIKGLTEDSIGFTVHKVNDAKGFSANMVPLMMVLASFVGAMIMSMELSKVAKEIKNDWSNFVSRQIINGTVSILLACITIGLMKGFQIEMHETVWSILMFQAIVFFAFLSLTQMFITVFGNAGMIFNIISLSLQLVSSGVIVPHAMLSKTYQTIGELFPATYAANGYYTIIFGGVSLEGNIISLLLIILVTQLVTGITIGIKGMAKGRGSIVREV
- the proC gene encoding pyrroline-5-carboxylate reductase, producing MPNKHRILFIGAGRMAEAIFAGLLTTSKEYIEEIIVSNRSNVEKLEQLRARYNVSTTTDWKQHVTSVDTIVLAMPPSAHEELLAELSPLLSNQLVVTVAAGIGPSYLEERLPGGTPVAWIMPNTAAEIGKSISLYTMGRSVNEMHQETLQLLLRGIGTSQLCTEEEVHQLTAVTGSAPAFLYYFAESLIEATKSYGVDEATAKHLVIQMISGSTSMLEQTQDPANLREQVTTPGGSTAEGLKALYEYNFSEAIQKAVEATNKKARGK
- a CDS encoding peptide ABC transporter substrate-binding protein: MKKKFVPGIASVVGVSILLTGCGSYKNEASGANAKDEAPSKQVLNLSSPTEIRTMDTARATDTDSGQVMRNVFEGLYNLGEGNKPVPGVAKSHEVNGDKTKYTFHLRDSKWSNGTPVTAKDFVFAWQRAVDPATASEYAFLFFDIKNATKINNKELPADQLGVKAIDDHTFEVELERPVPYFISLTAFPTFLPINEEFFKSQGDKYALEDNKILYNGAFTLSDWKHEQSFKFKKNPTYWDKDNVKLEEINFNVVKEKSTEVNLFESKQLDRIKLTSDFVDKYKKDTNFKERPNVGVQFLRMNQQNKVLQNVSARQAIDQTIDRKSFVNTLLNDGSTPTFSLVPKNFAKGPDGKDFRTANGDLTKVDTTSAQELWKKAKKELGSEKITLELLTSDGDLEKKTGEFLKGQLEKNLDGLTVNIKPQPRKQQVSLLLKGDYEIGIDGWSPDFADPITFLELFTTNNPYNLDHYSNKEFDDTIEKVKTTLAGDEKARWEALLASEKILFKDSVIAPLYQKGESYLERSYVKGIVQVDFAGQLNFKWAKIEK
- a CDS encoding aldo/keto reductase, which gives rise to MNLTSLKDYTTLHNGVKMPWFGLGVFKVEDGSEVIESVKAAIKNGYRSIDTAAIYQNEEGVGQAIRESGVAREELFITSKVWNSDQGYETTLQAFETTLEKLGLDYLDLYLVHWPVKGKYTESWKALEKLYKDGRVRAIGVSNFHIHHLQDVFEIAEIKPMVNQVEYHPRLAQEELHTFCKEHNIQLEAWSPLMQGQLLDNPTLQDIATKYNKSTAQVILRWDLQNEVVTIPKSIKEHRIIENANIFDFELSADDMKAIQALNEDHRVGPDPDNFNF